In one window of Streptomyces sp. NBC_01224 DNA:
- a CDS encoding ribonuclease H family protein has protein sequence MDESIIAACDGASKGNPGPAAWAWVVADTQGRPERWEAGPLGIATNNVAELTALQELLESTDPSVAVEVRMDSQYAMNAVTKWLPGWKRNGWKTSAGKPVANRDLVSRIDALLAGRTVDFVYVPAHQVDGDPLNALADQAASEAAVAQRPAGTAHGSQLPTPAPARATEGRGKGAPAKKAGGAARSGGTIRARFAGRCHCGKPYAAQEMIAKNPNGWGHPECRTVPA, from the coding sequence ATGGACGAGAGCATCATCGCCGCGTGTGACGGGGCATCGAAGGGCAATCCGGGGCCTGCGGCCTGGGCGTGGGTCGTGGCCGATACGCAGGGGCGACCGGAGCGCTGGGAAGCGGGTCCGCTGGGGATCGCCACCAACAATGTCGCCGAACTCACGGCGCTGCAGGAGCTGTTGGAGTCCACGGATCCGTCCGTGGCGGTCGAAGTACGGATGGATTCGCAGTACGCGATGAACGCGGTGACGAAGTGGCTGCCGGGATGGAAGCGCAACGGCTGGAAGACCTCGGCCGGAAAGCCGGTGGCCAACCGTGACCTGGTGTCCCGCATCGACGCGCTGCTGGCCGGCCGGACCGTGGACTTCGTCTACGTGCCCGCCCACCAGGTCGACGGAGATCCGCTCAACGCCCTCGCCGACCAGGCGGCCAGCGAGGCCGCTGTGGCTCAGCGGCCGGCCGGTACCGCGCACGGCTCGCAATTGCCGACGCCCGCTCCGGCCCGGGCGACCGAGGGACGGGGCAAGGGTGCTCCGGCGAAGAAGGCAGGGGGTGCGGCGCGATCCGGTGGAACCATCCGGGCCAGGTTCGCGGGCCGCTGCCACTGCGGAAAGCCTTACGCGGCACAGGAGATGATCGCCAAGAACCCGAACGGCTGGGGCCATCCGGAGTGCCGCACCGTGCCCGCCTGA
- a CDS encoding FAD-binding oxidoreductase: protein MRHRELARGIEGELVQRGDAGYEAVLAGMVWNGLKPERFPELIVRAASERDVPGAIGLARSRGLRIAVRAGGHSWCGSSVRSDGMLIDLSRLRRFDIDAASATATVQPSVTGSELAPELAERGFSFPTGHCGSVAVGGYLLSGGLGWNSGALGPACRSVHEVEAVTADGETVRCNRDENPDLFWAARGAGPGFFAVVTRFHLRLHRLPGAVMSTTYACPLADLEEVTNWAVETAHELKPTVELSLVLATAARHMTKARPRPKVITVTATTFADSREQAVQDLGPLRTCPFADRSLFREADEPTSPDALYAASGDIWPAHRRYAADTLWSESDLGTLLSRLGDAVERAPSDNSLVLAPVSPASHNEELLRDMAFSVLGSSYVVPYAIWDDPAEDDINVRWLREAMGAVESLGTGHYIAEADLSAGPARAERSYTARDWQRLQDLRARYDPEGVFHSYLTP from the coding sequence ATGCGCCACAGAGAACTGGCCAGAGGAATCGAAGGGGAGCTCGTCCAGCGCGGCGATGCCGGCTACGAAGCTGTCCTGGCAGGCATGGTGTGGAACGGGCTCAAGCCCGAGCGATTCCCGGAACTGATCGTCCGTGCCGCGTCGGAGCGAGATGTTCCCGGGGCCATCGGACTGGCTCGTTCCCGCGGACTCCGCATCGCGGTACGGGCGGGCGGGCACAGCTGGTGCGGGTCTTCCGTCCGTTCCGACGGCATGCTCATCGACCTCTCCCGGCTCCGGCGGTTCGACATCGACGCGGCTTCCGCGACGGCGACCGTGCAGCCCTCTGTCACCGGCAGCGAACTCGCTCCGGAACTCGCTGAACGCGGCTTTTCCTTTCCCACGGGGCATTGCGGGTCGGTCGCCGTCGGCGGTTATCTCCTGAGCGGAGGTCTCGGCTGGAATTCCGGCGCCCTGGGGCCGGCCTGTCGGAGCGTCCACGAAGTCGAAGCCGTGACTGCGGACGGTGAAACGGTCCGGTGCAACAGGGACGAGAATCCCGACCTGTTCTGGGCGGCGCGCGGAGCGGGTCCGGGCTTCTTCGCCGTCGTCACCCGCTTTCACCTCCGTCTGCACCGGCTTCCCGGGGCAGTCATGTCGACCACGTATGCCTGTCCCCTCGCAGATCTCGAAGAGGTGACGAACTGGGCGGTCGAAACCGCGCATGAGCTCAAGCCGACCGTGGAATTGTCGCTCGTACTCGCAACAGCCGCCCGGCACATGACGAAAGCGAGGCCGCGGCCGAAGGTGATCACCGTCACGGCCACCACTTTCGCGGATTCGCGCGAGCAGGCCGTCCAGGATCTCGGGCCGCTCCGGACATGCCCCTTCGCCGATCGATCCCTCTTCCGCGAGGCGGACGAGCCGACGTCTCCCGATGCCCTCTATGCGGCCTCCGGTGACATATGGCCCGCACATCGCCGCTACGCAGCGGACACCCTGTGGTCGGAGTCCGACCTCGGGACGCTGTTGTCCAGGCTCGGCGACGCGGTGGAGAGGGCCCCCTCCGACAATTCCCTCGTCCTGGCACCCGTATCGCCCGCGTCACACAATGAGGAACTGCTGCGCGACATGGCGTTCTCGGTGCTCGGATCGAGCTACGTCGTCCCGTACGCCATCTGGGACGATCCCGCGGAGGACGACATCAACGTCCGCTGGCTGCGTGAGGCGATGGGCGCCGTGGAGTCCCTCGGGACGGGGCACTACATCGCCGAGGCCGACCTCAGCGCCGGTCCCGCCCGCGCTGAGCGGTCGTACACGGCGCGCGACTGGCAACGGCTGCAGGACCTGAGAGCGCGGTACGACCCGGAGGGCGTCTTCCACTCCTACCTCACGCCCTGA
- a CDS encoding antibiotic biosynthesis monooxygenase produces MSTRASRDPGGSATVVTSQRVRADRVEDYKRWQEKTNEVVRGFDGFQGTELYPPASGEENEWVVVFRFSRVEQLTEWLDSNARRQLLVEGRPLFDGPPTQEVLSGGTPTEDVVTAVVSHDVRPGREREFIHWQDKILKEQERHPGFMGSELFKPVKGVQDRWVVAFRFDTREHLEGWLNSEAREKLLTEGRDYFGSYDVRKIGSAFGAWFRFGEGTGEGVPSNWKQAMSVVLALYPTVMILNLTVGDWLSRHKVPGYLALFISNVLSVSVLTWLLMPLVTRALAFWLLPGRARSVGVHVAGAAVVAVSCLVIITIFGLTTG; encoded by the coding sequence ATGAGTACCCGTGCAAGCCGCGACCCCGGCGGCAGCGCAACGGTCGTGACCTCCCAGAGAGTCCGGGCCGACCGGGTTGAGGACTACAAGCGCTGGCAGGAGAAGACCAACGAGGTCGTGCGAGGCTTTGACGGGTTCCAGGGAACGGAGTTGTACCCGCCGGCCTCTGGTGAGGAGAACGAGTGGGTCGTCGTATTCCGCTTCTCCCGTGTCGAGCAGCTGACCGAGTGGCTGGACTCGAATGCCCGTCGGCAGCTCCTCGTCGAGGGCCGTCCGCTGTTCGATGGACCCCCCACGCAAGAGGTGCTTTCCGGTGGCACGCCGACCGAGGACGTCGTCACGGCGGTCGTCTCGCATGATGTACGGCCGGGGCGCGAGCGGGAATTCATTCACTGGCAGGACAAGATCCTCAAGGAACAGGAGAGGCATCCTGGTTTCATGGGGTCGGAGCTGTTCAAGCCGGTCAAGGGAGTTCAGGACCGTTGGGTGGTTGCCTTCCGCTTCGACACACGCGAACACCTTGAGGGATGGCTCAACTCCGAGGCGCGCGAAAAGCTTCTGACGGAAGGGCGCGACTACTTCGGTTCGTACGACGTGCGCAAGATCGGGTCGGCGTTCGGCGCCTGGTTCCGCTTCGGCGAGGGCACGGGGGAAGGGGTTCCGTCCAATTGGAAGCAGGCCATGTCCGTGGTACTGGCCCTGTATCCCACGGTGATGATCCTGAACCTGACGGTCGGTGACTGGCTCAGTCGCCACAAAGTGCCCGGGTATCTCGCTCTGTTCATCAGCAACGTACTGAGTGTCAGTGTGCTGACCTGGTTGCTGATGCCGTTGGTCACCCGAGCGCTCGCCTTCTGGCTGCTGCCCGGCCGGGCACGATCCGTCGGCGTCCATGTGGCGGGCGCTGCGGTCGTGGCGGTGAGCTGCCTGGTGATCATCACCATCTTCGGCCTGACCACGGGTTAG
- a CDS encoding nucleoside deaminase — protein MGHKEFMAEAVRLATESVDNGWGGPFGSVITNDGEIIARGQNRVLLTADPTAHGEMEAIRKAVQLLNPEAPSISEEHQNAYTLKLVPRPEGSPDLVPERARMLQGCTIYTSGAPCPMCMSAIYWSRISTVYYSCDWKATQEIGFDDVFQYEDFAKPPDRRSITLEQLHPELGATSYEAWANKANKHPY, from the coding sequence ATGGGACACAAGGAGTTCATGGCCGAAGCGGTTCGACTGGCCACCGAGTCCGTCGACAACGGCTGGGGCGGACCGTTCGGTTCGGTGATCACCAATGATGGGGAGATCATCGCTCGTGGGCAGAATCGTGTACTTCTCACGGCCGACCCGACCGCGCACGGTGAGATGGAAGCAATCCGCAAGGCTGTTCAGCTGCTCAATCCGGAGGCGCCCAGCATTTCCGAGGAACACCAGAACGCGTACACCCTGAAGCTGGTCCCTCGCCCGGAGGGTTCCCCCGACCTCGTGCCCGAGCGCGCTCGTATGCTGCAGGGGTGCACGATCTATACCAGCGGCGCTCCGTGTCCGATGTGCATGAGCGCCATCTACTGGTCCCGGATCAGTACCGTCTACTACAGCTGCGACTGGAAGGCGACTCAGGAGATCGGCTTCGACGATGTCTTCCAGTACGAAGACTTCGCGAAACCCCCGGACCGGCGGAGCATCACTCTCGAACAGCTCCACCCCGAGCTGGGGGCCACGTCCTACGAGGCATGGGCGAACAAGGCGAACAAACACCCGTACTGA
- a CDS encoding DUF6381 family protein, with product MSVARESGDRAQQLREKARHMTEAAERTTDPEQRRRLQEKAQKLQEQIDQQGNIGSENVRPPK from the coding sequence ATGAGCGTTGCACGTGAATCCGGTGACCGTGCGCAGCAGCTGCGCGAGAAGGCCCGGCACATGACCGAGGCCGCTGAGCGCACCACCGACCCTGAGCAGCGCCGACGGCTCCAGGAGAAGGCCCAGAAGCTGCAGGAGCAGATTGACCAGCAGGGCAACATCGGCAGCGAGAACGTCCGCCCGCCGAAGTAG
- a CDS encoding adenylyltransferase/cytidyltransferase family protein yields MVHRVGYAPGVYDLFHIGHLNILRHARSQCDYLVAGVVSDEMAALAKGHKPVIPLPERLEIVRSVRYVDAAFVETVPDKVETWQQVRFDVIFKGDDWRDTERGKRLERDFAEVGVEVVYFPYTVHTSSTQLRRALDTLVSPQSGALSAP; encoded by the coding sequence ATGGTGCACAGGGTCGGCTACGCGCCGGGGGTCTACGACCTGTTCCACATAGGGCACCTCAACATCCTGCGGCATGCCCGCAGCCAGTGCGACTACCTCGTCGCGGGCGTCGTCTCGGACGAGATGGCCGCGCTCGCCAAGGGCCACAAACCGGTGATTCCGCTGCCGGAACGGCTGGAGATCGTACGCAGCGTCCGCTACGTGGACGCTGCGTTCGTCGAGACCGTGCCCGACAAGGTCGAGACCTGGCAGCAGGTCAGGTTCGACGTCATCTTCAAGGGGGACGACTGGCGGGACACGGAGAGGGGCAAGCGGCTGGAGCGCGACTTCGCCGAGGTAGGCGTCGAGGTGGTCTACTTCCCGTACACCGTGCACACGTCCAGCACCCAGCTGCGCCGGGCGCTGGACACGCTCGTCAGTCCGCAGTCCGGAGCGCTGTCAGCTCCCTGA
- a CDS encoding CDP-alcohol phosphatidyltransferase family protein: MGSTGTVLRELRGAQKTAKGVSLYSRYVNRPAGRVFAAGAYRIGLTPNQVTLISATFTFTAIASVALVRPSWGLAVAVYAGLVIGFAFDSADGQLARLTGRGGPDGEWLDHVVDCAKMILVHTAVLISFQRFFDLPAEVWLLLPLGFLFTAVLTFCAGLLREQLGRAAALPTAGGGAAVPVSRVRAVALLPADYGVFCLVFLLLGDRTAFRIGYAVLAVVHALFLVAFLAKWFRELTALRTAD, from the coding sequence ATGGGAAGCACAGGCACGGTTCTGCGCGAGTTGCGCGGTGCGCAGAAGACGGCCAAGGGAGTCTCGTTGTACTCGCGGTACGTGAACCGCCCGGCCGGACGGGTGTTCGCGGCAGGTGCGTACCGAATCGGGCTGACACCAAATCAAGTCACGCTGATCAGCGCGACATTCACCTTCACCGCCATCGCCTCGGTGGCTCTTGTCCGGCCGTCCTGGGGGCTCGCGGTCGCGGTGTACGCGGGGCTCGTCATCGGCTTCGCCTTCGATTCGGCCGACGGGCAGCTGGCCAGGCTGACCGGCAGGGGAGGTCCGGACGGCGAGTGGCTGGACCATGTCGTGGACTGCGCCAAGATGATCCTCGTACACACCGCCGTGCTGATCTCGTTCCAGCGGTTCTTCGATCTGCCGGCCGAGGTCTGGCTGCTCCTGCCGCTGGGCTTCCTGTTCACCGCCGTTCTGACCTTCTGCGCCGGGCTGCTGCGTGAACAGCTGGGCAGGGCGGCCGCCTTGCCCACGGCGGGCGGCGGTGCCGCGGTCCCGGTGTCCCGGGTGCGGGCCGTGGCACTGCTGCCCGCCGACTACGGGGTGTTCTGCCTGGTGTTCCTGCTGCTCGGCGACCGGACCGCGTTCCGTATCGGCTATGCGGTGCTCGCCGTCGTGCACGCACTGTTCCTGGTGGCGTTCCTCGCCAAGTGGTTCAGGGAGCTGACAGCGCTCCGGACTGCGGACTGA
- a CDS encoding PmoA family protein yields the protein MSSPLRITHAHGDRITVTEERGGIDLISYVYRPEAAWEAPKPYAHPMRTLADNVVTDYRPNDHRWHKGLQMTASHLSGQNLWGGNTYVHGQDYRPLPERVGSMAHIGFDEVAADAGRAVIAERLSWRHHNGTHWADEQRRIELHDVEHAVSGAGPAGAGGSWTLTWSSVITNRRTEPLHFGSPTTHGREAAGYTGLFWRGPRAFRGGQILGPDGAGPELMGTQAPWLAYSGEHDGADGHATLIFQHAPENDHTGEGGTHPAHWFVRNEPFAAVAPSFAFYDELELAPGDTLSRRYRVTVADGAWDRKRIAGYLAEHPW from the coding sequence ATGAGCAGTCCATTGCGCATCACGCACGCCCACGGGGACCGGATCACGGTCACGGAGGAGCGCGGCGGCATCGATCTGATCAGCTATGTCTACCGTCCGGAGGCGGCCTGGGAGGCCCCGAAGCCGTATGCCCACCCCATGCGCACACTGGCCGATAACGTTGTCACCGACTACCGGCCCAATGATCACCGCTGGCACAAGGGCCTCCAGATGACGGCCTCCCATCTGTCCGGGCAGAACCTGTGGGGAGGCAACACCTATGTTCACGGCCAGGACTACCGGCCGCTGCCCGAACGGGTCGGATCGATGGCGCACATCGGGTTCGACGAGGTGGCGGCGGACGCCGGGCGCGCGGTCATCGCAGAGCGGCTGAGCTGGCGCCACCACAACGGCACGCACTGGGCGGACGAGCAGCGGCGTATCGAGCTGCATGACGTGGAGCACGCCGTATCCGGCGCCGGTCCGGCGGGCGCCGGCGGCAGTTGGACGCTGACCTGGTCGAGCGTGATCACCAACCGGCGTACCGAGCCGCTGCACTTCGGCAGCCCCACGACGCACGGCCGGGAGGCGGCGGGCTACACCGGTCTCTTCTGGCGCGGGCCGCGCGCCTTCCGGGGCGGGCAGATCCTCGGGCCGGACGGCGCGGGGCCGGAGTTGATGGGGACACAGGCGCCGTGGCTGGCCTACAGCGGTGAGCACGACGGCGCCGACGGCCACGCCACACTGATTTTCCAACACGCCCCGGAGAACGATCACACGGGAGAAGGCGGGACCCACCCGGCGCACTGGTTCGTCCGCAACGAACCCTTCGCGGCCGTCGCACCCTCCTTCGCGTTCTACGACGAGCTGGAGCTGGCCCCGGGCGACACCCTGTCCCGCCGCTACCGTGTCACCGTCGCGGACGGTGCATGGGACCGGAAGCGGATCGCCGGGTACCTCGCGGAGCACCCGTGGTGA